ATAAAGTACGTCTCCTTCACAAACAAGGACAGTTGAATTCCATCCAAGTTTGCATTTGGCATGTTCGTGGAAGCCTACAAGTCTTACCGCCAGATGTTTTTTCTTCCTTAGCCGTCAGTTTTACTGCTTCATACTGTAAATGATTTTACCCTGACCCAAATGGGATCATGTGATTTATCTTCTGTGCCCGATGTAGGTCAGAATAAACAGAATGGAAGGCAATTTGTGAATGAGCACATTCTATGAAGAGCTTATTGGAGTACGAGTATcttttttgaaacacttctgatactcaatttgaatgaatatcaagttttataaaggatcgtcggagataggcactcagaaataacgacaagacacttctggctaccaacaataggcactttattggtcccacacagaaatgataacacagttcaaacaagttgtatgaagctaaagaactcttaccgtgtgccattagggtggagagctaacaccctcagcagagtgagcttcaatacgagctggacgttcgtacgttaacccacagcggactctgctgaggagcatcgctcccctccttttatcctctaaagtgtgtgcatcgggaggggtgagtggccattctcatccctccctacgccacactgtttgttgtgtaatcaagtggcattgatcacaatcaagttttgacaattcaagcaaagcagactatgaagtcgtcaaagcacggctaaatagtttatctctgaagtcgtcaaagcaggctccagagtccatctctgaaattgcttaggcgagcaagtcaccaagtcatgcaatcatctcgaagcagtttttcactgagaagatatacattgattaaagaaaacatcacaaaatatcttaatataccagtaTCGTAAACTAGATGCAGCAAGTCAACCTTGCACGGATGGTCACGGCAGCTTTAGGTGTACCTGTACTGTACAGACGGATCCATCCAGCACCCAACCCCCCTTTCTGAGCACCTCCTTGTCACATGAAACCTGACCGTGTTTTGTCCTCAACAAAGCCCAACCAATATTCAGACCGTTCTCCCCATGCACCGTTGGGAATTTCATTTGACAAATCATTCTGCTTCCCAGCAACTTTGCAAACTATTGTGTTCCTGAAATATCACGCCGTGGTGCTCCAGATGTAATGAACTTTCCAGATGCTCCCAAATGTCTGCGAGCGCTTCCTGCTTAGAGAGACACTGCGGTCGGTTCTGGTTGAAATGTTACTTATTCAGCTCTGGGAGGGAGAAATAAAGAATGTTGCGCGCGCATGTGGTGAGAAAATGCCACGCCATGGAGTGCGTATTCACCTCATCCTCTGTGGTGAAATATAACCTGCATTTGGGCTAAGCTATGTTTTCCAAGCACACAGACTGCGGGTTGCTGTTCAAGCATTCACACATtgccattttaaaattttattgatttaggttttttatttttttattttttttatttttttttcggtagtccagtggttagcacgtcggcttcacagtgcagaggtaccgggttcgattccagctccggcctccctgtgtggagtttgcatgttctccccgggcctgcgtgggttttctccgggtgctccggtttcctcccacattccaaaaacatgcgtggcaggctgattgaacactctaaattgtccctaggtgtgagtgtgagcgtggatggttgttcgtctctgtgtgccctgcgattggctggcaaccgattcagggtgtcccccgcctactgcccggagacggctgggatgggctccagcaccccccgcgaccctagtgaggatcaagcggctcggaagatgaatgaatgaatgaatagttttttTGCACACACAGTAAGTGCTGCAGTCTTTGCGgtaattgtgcttttttttttgcgcactaAAGATTGGAGCTAAAATAATCGTGTTAATGATAAAACGGATATAAAAGGAGTGAGCAAGTGGTGCTGTGCGATTCTGCATTTGCACAGACTGTGTTGGGGTGAAGGTGGACATCTAATCGTTATGTAGGAGATGATCCAATATGGAGCTTTGCGGCTCCTGCTTGGCAGCTTGACACCTGCTAGCTGCTGCACGGGGGACTTTAAGGGAAGTCATGCTCTTTCTCTCATAGTTGTGACATCATCACTCAGCATTTGCAGCCTTGCACTCTCTTTTAGCTGAAACCCCTTTTGGTTCTgtcacagagaaaacaaaacggcATCCAACTGCGCGCTTTGATAAGTCGTGATTGCGCCACTTCTTGAGCGAGATGGCATTCTTACCCCCAGCCAAGCCAGTTTGGTTGTTTTCTGTGTTGCTTTGTCCAACAGTGAAAAGGGGCTGTGGCTCTGCGGCATTGCCAGACGAACAAGCAAACGGAGCTTCGTGTGAAATCCCCTTGTAACATTGTGCAAACAGGATTCTTTTACGATGAATTTGAGTGAAGGTTAGCGCTCCAAAGATGGCTCCTCTtgagtgtaaaaataaatattagggGGATTTATTGTACagcatgttcttggaattttGAATTTACTGCTAAAATAGGGTTGggtaatttggggattttttttggttttaattcAAACCACATGCATGGTTACTGCTTAATCTTTAATTCAAGTTTAAAACATAAGGTCATCGTGATACAGTGGCAGACTTGGACGGGCTGGGATGTTgcattggtgttttttttatgtttggttttgttgaGTCTCTGGGATTTGGACTCCATTTCACCCAGTCAGAAAAGCGCATGCGGTTTTTGCCGGGCCTTCGATGGCAGAAGAACGCCTAAATAGCGGAATTCCTTTCATTCTGTGGTTTGTTGACGACTTGGCTGGTGGAAAACTTCCACACTGGCTGCCAGGAGTGGACTCGTCAGAGGGGTTCATGGCCTCGGCTCTACTCATAGGACAAACGCTTCATCATCAAGACAGTCCACCGTTTTGCTGCAAACGTTCACAAACGGAGAAAGTTGGAGCACACGCTCACTTTTTGATAACATTGTTTGACTGCTTGCATGGttggtttaaatgcatgacATACACACGAGGGCTGAAACGAACCCTCAAGTAATTCTGGCACCTGCTTTCAAAAGAGGGATCGATGCATTTCTTTTGCCTATTTACACGTGTACACTGTCAGAAAGAAGTCGTCAAGCTAATAACAGTCACACACCCGGCAACGCAGTGaggtcaacttcaaaataatgcTTGCCTGAGCCAAATTATATGTGGACAGCAAGCCTTGCATCGCAATTATTTTGTAGTTCCCAACAGCGTGTCGCGGTGTAACGGCTGATTTGACACGTCTTCCGGACTCTTGTTTTGTCCGTCGCAAACTGTTGCTGTCAATCTCAACAACACAACATCGTCCTGAAATAATGTTCAATCGTAAATTAAGGGTGCTGAAAAACACTTAATTATGCTGAAGCTTGTATTGTACGGCGCCTGTTGCTAGCGTTTAGTGGCGGCACCAGCATTAGCAGCTAGCAACACCCGCGCCTAGCGAGAGCCGCCGGAGTACTTTTCAGAGgcagtttaactcattcagtaccaggcaattctagaccaagtctgaaaagacgtttaaaaacgtctctgGGAGATTTTCCATTCCAACTGATCACTTTTCAACAAACCAGGCCTACTCGAGTGTGTTGGTTTAGCAAAATGGCTGTTGTGACGCCTCTGACGTCAATTTGTCTCATCGACCAAAACGTACGCGGAGAGATTTGTTCGAATATGGAAATCACATCTGTCGATGATAATTGATTTATTGAATATACATGAACATTTATGGTGTCAAAAATGGTACATATCaacgtttaaaaatgcttcgtTTGTTGATTGAGTCGATAaaatcagtttttaaaaatggagaGTTTTGTCGAAAATCTCAGTAATGTTTCTGGAGAGGAGGTTTCCCTCTTCTGTAATTATAtccaaccaatttttttttgtattcagtgGAATTTTCAGTGTTTGATAGCTGCCGCACTAATACAAGTCGACAGAATTCCACTGTAAGATGATGCTTACCGGTCATTTGATAGCCAGACCATATATGGCCTCCTGAGGCCCTGTCCAAATATGGCCTTGATATGAAATATAATGGTCAATAATTAGCCAGTTAGTACAGCTGCAAACATGGTTAGCCATTGAGAAAATGTGTAACTCACCGCTCGTCAACCGGTTTGGAACAGAGCTGCTTCTTGCTTACTGATTAATGCAAAGCTCTGCCGGTGTGTTGCGCACATCTGAAAGTGACAAAGTTGCTGAAATGATTTGGTGGTCAATCATTTCTTCATTGTTGCACCTGTTGGCTTTTCTCCACGAACACGATGGCTTGGTCACGTGCGACAATGGCGacctttgactttgactttttgtttattttaaatattcattcattcattcattcattcatcttccgagccgcttgatcctcactagggtcgcggggggtgttggagcctatcccagctgtctccgggcagcaggcgggggacaccctgaatcggttgccagccaatcgcagggcacacagaaagaaacaaccattcgcactcacactcacacctaaggacaatttagagcgtccaatcagcctgccacgcatgtttttggaatgtgggaggaaaccggagcacccggagaaaacccacgcaggcccggggagaacatgcaaactccacacagggaggccggagctggaatcgaacccggtacctctgcactgtgaagccgacgtgccaaccactggactaccgggccgccctattttaaATATTGTCATGATCCAAGTTATACTAATGCAAGTGTGAATTTAAAAAGaatagcaaagaaaaaaaatagatgtgagCCATCTCACTGTTAAGTGGAGCTATTTGGAACAAGCCCcccgggctactcaagtggtcccTGGGGGGGCTGCTTGCGAGCGACCCGTTGTTGACACCTGGTGTAACTTGCACTTGTAAAAAGAATCTGTTAGCTTGACAAGAACTTGATGaaggaacacatttttttttgtttagactTGGAAATACTTGCTGGTtcgtttatttttgctccacagTTTGTAAACAAGAAAAACCTCCATATTGAAACCTCTCACGAAAAAAAGTCTCTCGTAGTTTGCTTGGGCTCATTACTTTGAATTTGGTGCATCTTGctcttgcccatctctggttttgatgtttctccctccctcccgccccccctctAGGTCCTCTCACTGATCGGCTTCATCTGCATCGAAACCATCATGATGTGTTCCCCGTGCGGCGGCGTCTACTTCTTCGAGTTTGTCAGCTGCACCGCCTTCGTGGTCACCGGCGCGCTCTTGGTGATTTTCTCTCTCAACGTGCACACCAAAGTGCCCCACGTCAACTGGAACCTCACGGTTGGTACATGAGTCATCGAGGGGTGTCGCGCCCGACTTTTGCCGATGCTTCGACTGCTATTTATTTGGCACGGGAGTCCATTTTTGAAGCCCGCTTTGTGGATATGAACGCTCATCGGCCACTTTAATCGGCTTTCTTAACCTTCTTTCAAATCTTCCAATCGGTGACATACCGTGTCAGCTGCAACCAACAGAGCTGGTTGGTTTTCTTGACACACTGCTTGCCTGCCTTTTACTATTTGCCTAAAAACACACCAGACGGTGTTGTCTGAGCTGCAGGGAGTGGAAAATAGCTCAGAGCTACGATTGCAGAAGCCGCACGGCGAACGTGTCGTCGTCGAGCGACGGATGTTAAGCCGGATGCTCAAATTTCGTACGCTATGATGGCTCAAGCGAGGCAAAATGGTTTTCATTTGGCTGAAATGCGACCGGACGGCTTTGCTGTGGAGTGACTGCAGCCAGCTTGAGTGGGCGGCTTAAGAGAAACGGTGACCTCTTGACCTCGTTCACCTCACTGGAAATTTGATTTCATTCTTCAccgtttcttgttgttgttttttttttgcattctgttgtttcctttcggcggccctgtagtccagtggttagcacgtgggcttcacagtgcagaggtaccgggttcgattccagctccgacctccctgtgtggagtttgcatgttctccccgggcctgcgtgggttttctccgggtgctccggtttcctcccacattccaaaaatatgcgtggcaggctgattgaacactctaaattgtccctaggtgtgagtgtgagtgcgaatggttgttcgtctctgtgtgccctgcgattggctggcaactgattcagggtgtcccccgcctactgcccggagacagctgggatgggctccagcaccccctgcgaccctagcgaggatcaagcggttaggaagatgaatgaatgaatgtttccttTCCTCCAATGGTTTGCTAGACCGGCCCGGTTTACAGCGTCACGTGTTTTTCCGCTCACTGTCGCATGATGACACAGACGAGGACTGAGGAATGAGCGTGACGGATTCATCAACAGACGGCCTTTTATGTCTTTTGTGCTCTGTCGTTAAAGTACTTGGTGGACTTGTTGCTTTTCTTCCAACGTAAGGACGTTCCCCAAAGCAGAAAAGCTAATCTGGTGCTACAATGTAGCATTTACCGTCGATTTTAATCCTTTTATGAACATTGTTGGCAGCTTCCCTTGCCCTGGGCTCATTTCAAACGACAACCCCCATCCCGCCATTGCCCTGACTCGGCAAGTTGCGCATGAGGGGTTTGATCATGTCATTATGTGCTATGTGACTCCGTCTCTTCCATTTCACCCTCCGTTGGTGGCTTTGGCAGCGCTGCTGGGAAAAGTCAAGTCCTAACGTTACCCCCACTTGAGCCCCTTCCATGTGGAAATGACCGCATGCGCCGCAATGGTATTGACTTAGTTGAGACAAATGTGCTTATTTTTGCACAAATAAGGGCAGATGATTAAAAGCTGGCGGTAAATCGGGAGGCACAccaagggtgggggtgggggagttggtggggtgggggggttttagTTTGGAGTGTACGCACCATTCGCAATCTGAACCAGTTACGTGCCCTCAGGCCGGCGATCGCTTTGTTTCATTGGGTTCATTTTCTGTCAAAATGTCGACGGCAGTACaatcgcttctttttttttttttttttttgaacgtatGAACTTGCTGACATGAGCTACAGACATTCTTTAGGAGCAGCCAGAGTGGGCGGAGCACATACTGCAACTAAGAAGAGAGTAGCAAAGTCATCAAGGaggatttttttccacatactgGAGCTTCCACCTCGGGACACCTTTGGAAACATTGCTGATGgggttactttaaaaaaaaaaaaagtgcaatgctCCTTGAGTTTTGCCATGTCAGTTGAATAAAAACGCAACCCGTCCATCTCGTACTTCACTGAACTATTGTGCATTCAGCAAAAATTAAAACTATGTGATGAGAGTGGATTGACGTGAACTAAAAGAATCCACAtgcccgccattttttttttattatcaatGTTTAGTGCGTGAACTTGCTCAGTCATTGTGTCACCATTCCAACGTTAACGCCACTTTCAGTTGCTTTCACggagtgtttctttttttttttttttttttttttgtgtcgagGCGTTGACTGAGGCCGGGCCAAGACGCGCGCGGAGAGCCAGCGGTTTGCTCTTGGTCTGGTGTTATTTAAGCTTTTACGGAGTGTCGGCCTGGGCGAAAACATGCAATGTGTGCGACTGAactgactggggggggggggggggggtgatgtgtTTGCTGCCGCGTATTAGACGGGACCCTCGAAAATTGGATGAGATCCTGTTAAACTGGTTTGGCATGTCTGTtaaaagcgtgtgtgtgtgtgaaaactatgtgtgcgtgtgtgtgtgtttggataaATGCTCAGTGTGTGTGCAAGGCGGGTGCCGTTTTGGATTACAGTTGAAGGTTTGAACCCTGCTTCCTGTCGTTATGGTTCTTTTGTACGAGGATTCAAATGAACCCCCTCCATGTGACACTATTGTGACTGCTTTGTTCATTACAGTTGGGCAAAGCCCCCACCCCAAGAAAAAAACAGGCCTGTGATAATGGAAGTCATGCATCCTAACGTGACCTACAGCAAGCATCAGTCACACTGATGGGCCACTATTATTGTCCCTTCCGAAACGGACTACGAATGTCAGATGATTTCGCGTAAAGGAAGTCGTTCTCATTTTCTCCGCtttggggtaggggggggggggggggatggtcgGCGTCCGCCAGATGAAATGCTCACCTCCTTTGAACGACTTCCTGGGCTATAATGAAGCCGCAGGGATGCAGTCTGAGCGgttaattttttaattgttgtttttcttgagtCGCAGTCAAAGCAAAGACCTTATTCGCAATGTGTGTACGTTTTGGTGTGTGTTGTTGCAGGATTTGGGCAACACGGCAGCCAGcaccttcctcttcttcttgtcaTCGCTCGTGCTTGCGTGCATAAACCACAAGACCGGAGCTGAAATCGCGGCAGTGGTGAGTCCGCGGGCCCTGGCGCCCATTGCTTTgtatgcatgcgtgcgtgcgtacatCGATTTTGCTTGGAGCGCAAATCGATTGTTCCCATTGATAAGAAATGAAATGTCATTTATCCGCTacatggtatttatttattttgggtcaCATGTTTTTACggtaatttgaaaaaaagagcagTGTAAACTAAGGCTGTCAGTTGATGGCCATTTTGTATGTTAACTGCCATTTTAAATCTGTTCTAAACTGGACAAGATTTTtggggactattttttttaattctcttattaatgaaaataaaagtgggcaaatattttttcccctcaaacataacaattattttatttcattgaaacattcattttgtCGTAATTTGAAGTTACGAATATATAAACGTATGTATTGTATAAAAGTAGACGGAACACGGCACGGAAAATGAGTTAAGCGGCAAAATGCCCCCACTTTTAGCCATCTCtgacggcggccattttgccacttgctgtcgactgaaaatgacatcacagcccaGCTTCAGAAATGCTACCTCAGCCCTcatcaactgtgatgtcattttcagtcgacagcaagtggcaaaatggccgccccttgaGATTTTGCCGCGTCACGCATGCAATTTTAATCAGAATGTTTTGACTCTTAGGGCCTCATGGAATTTATTATTGTCAAGagttttggggttgacttctcCTTTCAAGGCAGTTTGCGCATAACGCACTAATTTTGATACCCCTAatcaaaaaaacaatgtaaagatatattgttttgtttgtttgtttgtttttattgtttattgaacataaaatatatacagtaataatttgacagaaaataaggtagaagaaatcagtcttcattcaacacagttattatgttcaagggagtaggatgaagtaaataacttatctagtcctaccccgttatgtgtttatatctactaaatcatttttatatcaatcagaaaagaaaaagtaataagaagtctccattaaggctcatactttacccttaaccgtgatatttttacaacttttggtttgtatcgagattatataaatcctcaccctggcactcttgtgtcaattttctcttgtattcataatggatatttcaatacctctctccatttatcaacttagttctgatttatcattatatttcatgtttagaatttatcattttaactctgattgatggaggttgtttgtactatttttttttaatttgtttttgaactcagcaagcgatttactcatttttaggtccggttcgagattattattattatatgaattGGTTTTACGAAATGCTATTTTTGTAGGACCTCTGTTGGAGATGgggaatttttttcttgaacaataGTATACTGACGTTCTACTACATCATTATCATATGTGCACTTATTCCTCCGTACGATTTTAGTTTGTTGGGATGTCTCGGTATTGACTTCATTTAATATTTGTCCTACATGTGTGAGAATCAAAATCAAGCCATCCTTCATATTTGAGCAGCCTGTTCAGTTTCCCGCCATACTTGTCAATTGTTGTTCACTTCCCATTTCCTCTCGTGCGCAGACCTTCGGCTTCCTGGCTACAGGTGTGTACGGCCTAAACACTTTCCTGGCAGTGCGGCGGTGGCGCCGCGGCAACGGCAGTCAGAGAGCGGCTCAGAGCAGCGAGTACATGCGGGCGCGCACGGCCTCTCGTGGCGAAATGGAAGCACGGCCCGAACTGGCCTGAGCAGACGATCCGAATGGAAATCGCATCACCGACAGCTGACGGAGAGGCAACTTCGCCGCGAGTGGGAACGGGCGCCTCAACTCGTGCGTCGGCGCGACATGGCAACACTTTGGCTCGCCTTCCTGAGCCGCAGATGTGCTTCCCGCTTTGCTGACCAGGAATCCAATACAAACATTCCAGAATAAAGAGGCTCACGGAAAGGAATGGAAACAAGTCACATTTTTGAACGCCGTGTGTCTCCACATCTGCATTTTGCAGGACCTCCACGGAGATCCAAACAGGCTTTCTTCACATCAACCTGTCCTGACTCCACTTTGGAACTTTTCAAATGTTAGCTTCTGACTGTAAAGGGTTTTGGGAAGGCACAAGTTGAGCCCTGCGAGtcgcttttgtcactttgtctgTGAGTGGTGATGATGAACAAGCCCACACGTTGCGATATGGATCAGTAACACAACTGTTCTTTCATCTACTGACACCAACGGTTGGCCGGACACGACTGAGAAGAGTGTATTTCATTGCTTGAATGTACTCGCGCTGATTTAGTTCATTCCTTCGTCTTGACGAACTGCCTTTAGAATCTGTGATGTTTCGCCACTAATAGAACTTTGCTGTGTGCAATCACTTAGTCTGTTTTGAGCTCAGATTATTATTGtttgttagttgttttttttttttagtaacaaGTCGAAGTAATTCCATGCGTTTATACTTAGCTAAAAACATGGTTATCGCCAGTACCATGTTTCAATTCGTTTTATGTCAACACTGTGAGTAAATACTACGAGGCAAGAAGGCTTAATTTACATTTGTGTCTCGTCTCCCTTTTGCACACGTCAACCGCTTCACAAAGTGACGACAGCAGAGtagatctttttttaaaacaaacacagtatGTTTGTAGCACATAGCGTGGAAGGCCCCATTCGATACTGCGTCTCAGGTGTCGGCACACCCCTGCTAATGCGGACGTTTGCATGACAATCTAGTGTGCTTCAGTGTAAGCGCTTTTCTTGTGCTCGGTCCATTCGAGAGGgatggcttttgtttttcttttttttttttttgctctgataCTGTTTTTTCGGTGGTGtggtgtgttatttttttttccattccgttttgattttggttcatttgaaagcaTATAGTTAACCCTTGCATCCAATCACTTGATAAAACAATCAGTCTTTGACACTCCACGAATGTTTTTAAAGGTCAAAGTGACCCAAGAGTGAATGAACTGGAGACGTACTTCTTTGAACACTTCACAGAAAGCCCTGCTTGGAAACACTTGACTGATCGAGTGTATGCTTACTCTTTAGTGCCACCTTTTGGTCTCTCTAAAATGTACTCCAGTAACCttatccacacacaaaaaaaaaaccctaccatGTACACAACCCCATTCCACACGATTCTCTTTTATGCATTCACATTATATCATTAATACAGCGAGAGTCactacatgtatttattttacgttCCTTTTATGTTAATCCTGTTATTAAACTAACTG
This Hippocampus zosterae strain Florida chromosome 4, ASM2543408v3, whole genome shotgun sequence DNA region includes the following protein-coding sequences:
- the cmtm4 gene encoding CKLF-like MARVEL transmembrane domain-containing protein 4 produces the protein MRNTEEAEGLDGEASNTSMISGASSPYQPTTEPVHARSVLGGIRCDVDYLKSYFGILKAVEVVLSLIGFICIETIMMCSPCGGVYFFEFVSCTAFVVTGALLVIFSLNVHTKVPHVNWNLTDLGNTAASTFLFFLSSLVLACINHKTGAEIAAVTFGFLATGVYGLNTFLAVRRWRRGNGSQRAAQSSEYMRARTASRGEMEARPELA